A part of Streptomyces sp. NBC_01451 genomic DNA contains:
- a CDS encoding polymorphic toxin-type HINT domain-containing protein, whose amino-acid sequence MLSRNSSLLPKSWAWSRASRRRLASVALPLSTAVVATLLSAAPALAADEDRDHTSLPKARYGKAEPFDPKVTEVHDPTVAAARETLAKARAKVTWPDASAVRVRPSKAVTRATKSTVNAPKVRVLDRKATGQLGIDGLVFAVSGGDGGKAATTVDYSSFADAYSGNWSSRLRLVSLPACALTTPEKAECRRTTPVASENDGEAGTVTAQVTVPKANTAGRATKAAPAAMVMALSAAAGSDQGTYEATPLAASSTWSAGGSNGDFTWNYPLETPPTPAGPAPNLSIGYSAQSVDGRTSSTSAQPSWIGEGFDLSTSYVERAYGSCEDDGQDKKYDQCWKEDNASLVLNGKSTPLVNEGGKWRPKSDDGERVVHDTGAVNGDDGDTGENGDKGEFWTVTSTDGTQYVFGKNRLPGWSSGKDETNSVWTLPVFGDDSGEPGYSSGDSFAGRAKTQAWRWNLDYVVDPHGNVMTYWYDKELNHYAKNGTTGNGTEYVRSGWLKRIDYGQRTDTIFSTTQPAAARVKFTVGERCLPVSGGETCGSLTSANRNAWPDVPFDQICAADKPCTDQPSPAFFTRKRLTDVTTQVYDGSGSAETDYRAVNAWHLGQTFPDPGDGSDAGLWLDSIKRTGKAGTDASLPAVTFSGIQLHNRVDRTGDDVAPFIKWRVRSVLSETGSKLTVNYSKEDCVAGTDVPSALDTNTRRCYPVKWIPPSNPTPGTDPKPRTDFFHKYVVTQVTESDPYGGAPLKQTDYSYSSGGAWAYDDESPITQAKYRTWGIWRGYQKVTTTTGEPSGTRSKSVSLYYRGMDGDKQSGATTRKETVTDSTGKAVTDSEQFTGQLREQITYNGVDGAETSGSINTPWSRTTATAKHSYGTVNAYMVRTASSVTRTPVTGGDTLTSTKSTTYDPTSGLALKEETDAAGEKDCVVTEYAVNESAWIRSLPKRAEKVSTGCDATPKRTNDPKTTDVISDVRVSYDDQAYGKAPTKGDATRQERVTGYNADGTAVLQTVTTAKYDALGRLTDSWDTKGTRTNHAVYTPAAGGPLTKLTETNALDHSTTTEFAPDWGVRTSTVDPNGNRTDLAYDSFGRLTDVWLADRDRGANQTPSHKFEYRVQNTDASWVATKSLNNDGTTYRTEYAIYDALLRLRQTQTPAASGTGRVVTETKYDTRGLAVSSSADYIDTTAPSGKLADLLTAAPAGTETVYDGAGRPVIEKVLTNEKEFSRTTHTYNGDTTTVEPPAGAPAVREKVDARGRLTEKLEYDGNKATGSFSRLTYGYDHADRLTSVKDDDGNSWSYGFDFLGRQDSVSDPDAGAGSSEYNDLDQQVATTDARQKTVGFTYDLLGRTTGKLDGKVPVVNGAPAPEDAKYLARWTYDSIAKGRLTSAIRYVGGKSGSAYALTNAKYDKNYRVLNEQYTISKTEGALSGTNGTWTITNAYNLDGTPQKRTIPAMGGLGQEVLSYGYTEQRMPDTLQGLTGIVQNTDYLPAGEKIRTTLGVSSSADWTEINRSYETGTKRLARQNVVSETHTGTDADAYYRYDLAGNPLEIEDRATSPTDRQCFTYDGHRRLKSAWTTTADCATAPATANVGGPGKYWQSFSYDSAGNRKTSTDHLSGATTSYVYKTADQPRPHALASTETKKDGAVTATTGYTYDKAGNTDLRTVGGKTQNLDFNTEGSLEKVTEADKSTTEYLNDADGNRLIRRDATGTTLYLGETELRLDKASGNVSATRYYVHGGETVAVRNVAGLTWMAGDHNGTASVQIEAATQRVTRRQMKPFGEDRGTGATAWVGERGFVGGTQDPTGLTHLGAREYDPSTGRFVSVDPLADLTDPQQINGYAYSNNNPVTFADPDGKFFFALIALVVAIVRLVVAYYNYVSNKSSSSGSSGGMSTMGTGSYGSGSSSTGTDCSATYPAYKPGCNTNVEPEDPRAEGSFKDAAAGFGHNLLAGWGAMAELTPACWFQDCSQPIDAYDDFVEGQGVDEDSQAYDTGDDVAEVAGWINLPGLLKSVAKKLVKNTSKKEAKDVDVPGPSCKKCFLAGTDVEMADGSTKDIEDVEVGDEVLATDPKTGETGARKVTRLIITDGDKHFNELSIATKDGIEKLTATYEHPFWSPSENDWVEAGDLTPGMTLRTDEGDTVVVTGNRAYDDHVRTYNLTVDDLHTFYVLAGDVPVLVHNSTPCISTKLSQKQYRHVEGRPEFGGGSYLKSFNDGEQVLDAYHAGRTTVLGTTKEGHTVIRYDGVTGYNNNPGAGYVDQPTNVFMIKGTAKPSIVPTNPNWTP is encoded by the coding sequence GTGTTGTCCAGGAACAGCTCACTGCTGCCCAAAAGCTGGGCATGGAGCAGAGCGAGCCGGCGCCGGCTGGCGTCCGTCGCCCTGCCCTTGTCCACGGCGGTCGTCGCCACCCTGCTGAGCGCCGCCCCGGCGCTGGCGGCCGACGAGGACCGCGACCACACCAGCCTGCCGAAGGCCAGGTACGGCAAGGCCGAGCCCTTCGACCCGAAGGTCACCGAGGTCCACGACCCGACCGTGGCCGCCGCGCGCGAGACGCTCGCCAAGGCCCGTGCGAAGGTGACATGGCCGGACGCGTCGGCCGTACGGGTCCGGCCGTCGAAGGCGGTCACCCGGGCGACGAAGAGCACGGTGAACGCGCCGAAGGTACGCGTCCTCGACCGCAAGGCCACCGGCCAACTCGGCATCGACGGGCTGGTGTTCGCCGTCTCCGGCGGCGACGGCGGCAAGGCGGCCACCACCGTCGACTACAGCTCCTTCGCCGACGCCTACAGCGGCAACTGGTCCTCCCGCCTGCGGCTCGTCAGCCTCCCCGCGTGCGCGCTGACGACGCCCGAGAAGGCGGAGTGCCGCAGGACCACACCGGTCGCGTCGGAGAACGACGGCGAGGCCGGGACGGTCACCGCGCAGGTGACCGTCCCCAAGGCGAACACGGCCGGCAGGGCAACCAAGGCCGCGCCCGCCGCGATGGTCATGGCCCTGTCCGCCGCAGCCGGCTCCGACCAGGGCACCTACGAGGCCACCCCGCTGGCGGCCTCCTCCACGTGGTCGGCCGGCGGTTCCAACGGTGACTTCACCTGGAACTACCCGTTGGAGACCCCGCCGACCCCGGCGGGCCCGGCCCCCAACCTGTCCATCGGCTACTCCGCGCAGAGCGTGGACGGCCGCACCTCCTCCACCAGCGCGCAGCCGTCCTGGATCGGCGAGGGCTTCGACCTGTCGACCTCGTACGTCGAGCGGGCGTACGGCAGTTGCGAGGACGACGGCCAGGACAAGAAGTACGACCAGTGCTGGAAGGAGGACAACGCCTCCCTCGTTCTCAACGGCAAGTCCACGCCCCTGGTGAACGAGGGCGGCAAGTGGCGGCCCAAGAGCGACGACGGCGAGCGGGTCGTCCACGACACCGGCGCCGTCAACGGCGACGACGGTGACACCGGGGAGAACGGCGACAAGGGCGAGTTCTGGACGGTCACCTCGACCGACGGCACCCAGTACGTGTTCGGCAAGAACCGTCTGCCCGGCTGGAGTTCGGGCAAGGACGAGACCAACTCGGTGTGGACGCTCCCGGTGTTCGGCGACGACTCCGGCGAGCCCGGGTACTCCTCCGGCGACTCCTTCGCCGGCCGCGCCAAGACGCAGGCCTGGCGGTGGAACCTCGACTACGTCGTGGACCCGCACGGCAACGTCATGACGTACTGGTACGACAAGGAGCTCAACCACTACGCCAAGAACGGCACCACCGGCAACGGCACCGAGTACGTCCGGAGCGGCTGGCTCAAGCGCATCGACTACGGCCAGCGCACCGACACGATCTTCTCCACCACCCAACCGGCCGCGGCCCGCGTGAAGTTCACCGTCGGCGAGCGCTGCCTGCCGGTCTCCGGCGGAGAGACCTGCGGCTCGCTGACCTCCGCCAACCGCAACGCCTGGCCGGACGTCCCGTTCGACCAGATCTGCGCCGCCGACAAGCCCTGCACCGACCAGCCCAGCCCGGCGTTCTTCACCCGCAAGCGCCTGACCGACGTCACCACCCAGGTGTACGACGGCTCCGGCAGCGCCGAGACCGACTACCGCGCCGTCAACGCCTGGCACCTCGGGCAGACCTTCCCCGACCCGGGCGACGGCTCCGACGCCGGCCTGTGGCTGGACTCCATCAAGCGCACCGGCAAGGCGGGCACCGACGCCTCCCTGCCCGCGGTGACGTTCAGCGGCATCCAGCTGCACAACCGTGTCGACCGCACCGGTGACGACGTCGCCCCCTTCATCAAGTGGCGCGTCCGCTCGGTCCTCTCGGAGACCGGCTCCAAGCTCACCGTCAACTACTCCAAGGAGGACTGCGTCGCCGGCACGGACGTCCCGTCCGCGCTCGACACCAACACCCGCCGCTGCTACCCGGTCAAGTGGATCCCGCCGTCCAACCCGACGCCGGGCACGGACCCCAAGCCGCGCACCGACTTCTTCCACAAGTACGTCGTCACCCAGGTCACCGAGTCCGACCCGTACGGCGGTGCCCCGCTGAAGCAGACGGACTACAGCTACAGCAGCGGCGGTGCGTGGGCGTACGACGACGAGTCGCCCATCACCCAGGCCAAGTACCGCACCTGGGGCATCTGGCGCGGCTACCAGAAGGTCACCACGACCACCGGTGAACCCTCGGGCACCCGTTCCAAGTCCGTGTCCCTCTACTACCGGGGCATGGACGGCGACAAGCAGTCCGGCGCCACCACCCGCAAGGAGACGGTCACCGACTCCACGGGCAAGGCGGTGACGGACTCCGAGCAGTTCACGGGCCAGTTGCGTGAGCAGATCACGTACAACGGGGTCGACGGCGCCGAGACCAGCGGGTCCATCAACACCCCCTGGTCACGTACGACCGCAACGGCCAAGCACTCCTACGGCACGGTCAACGCGTACATGGTCCGTACCGCCTCCTCGGTCACCCGCACCCCGGTGACCGGCGGCGACACGCTGACCTCCACCAAGTCGACGACGTACGACCCGACGAGCGGTCTCGCGCTGAAGGAGGAGACGGACGCGGCGGGTGAGAAGGACTGCGTCGTCACCGAGTACGCCGTCAACGAGTCGGCCTGGATCCGGTCGCTGCCCAAGCGGGCGGAGAAGGTTTCCACCGGGTGCGACGCGACGCCGAAGCGGACGAACGATCCGAAGACCACCGACGTGATCTCGGATGTGCGGGTCTCGTACGACGACCAGGCCTACGGCAAGGCACCCACGAAGGGCGACGCGACCCGGCAGGAGCGGGTCACCGGCTACAACGCCGACGGCACCGCCGTGCTCCAGACCGTCACCACCGCCAAGTACGACGCCCTGGGCCGCCTCACCGACAGCTGGGACACCAAGGGCACCCGGACCAACCACGCCGTGTACACCCCGGCGGCGGGCGGTCCGCTGACCAAACTGACCGAGACCAACGCCCTCGACCACTCCACCACCACCGAGTTCGCCCCCGACTGGGGTGTGCGGACCTCCACCGTCGACCCGAACGGCAACCGCACGGACCTGGCGTACGACAGCTTCGGCCGCCTCACCGACGTATGGCTCGCCGACCGTGACCGCGGTGCGAACCAGACGCCGTCGCACAAGTTCGAGTACCGGGTCCAGAACACCGACGCGTCCTGGGTCGCCACCAAGTCGCTGAACAACGACGGCACCACGTACCGCACCGAGTACGCCATCTACGACGCGCTGCTGCGGCTGCGCCAGACCCAGACGCCCGCCGCGTCCGGCACGGGCCGGGTAGTCACCGAGACCAAGTACGACACGCGCGGCCTCGCCGTGTCGTCGTCGGCGGACTACATCGACACCACCGCCCCCTCCGGCAAGCTCGCCGACCTGCTGACGGCGGCCCCGGCCGGCACGGAGACCGTGTACGACGGTGCCGGGCGGCCGGTGATCGAGAAGGTGCTGACCAACGAGAAGGAGTTCTCCCGCACCACGCACACCTACAACGGCGACACGACCACCGTCGAACCGCCCGCCGGTGCCCCGGCCGTGCGGGAGAAGGTCGACGCTCGCGGCCGGCTGACCGAGAAGCTGGAGTACGACGGCAACAAGGCGACCGGCTCCTTCAGCCGCCTCACCTACGGCTACGACCACGCCGACCGGCTGACCTCCGTCAAGGACGACGACGGCAACTCCTGGTCGTACGGCTTCGACTTCCTGGGCCGCCAGGACAGCGTCTCCGACCCCGACGCGGGCGCCGGTTCGTCCGAGTACAACGACCTCGACCAGCAGGTGGCGACCACCGACGCCCGGCAGAAGACCGTCGGCTTCACCTACGACCTGCTCGGCCGGACCACCGGCAAGCTCGACGGCAAGGTGCCGGTGGTGAACGGCGCTCCCGCGCCGGAGGACGCCAAGTACCTCGCGCGCTGGACGTACGACTCGATCGCGAAGGGCCGGCTCACCTCCGCCATCCGCTACGTGGGCGGCAAGAGCGGCAGCGCGTACGCGCTCACCAACGCCAAGTACGACAAGAACTACCGGGTCCTGAACGAGCAGTACACGATCAGCAAGACCGAAGGCGCCCTGTCCGGCACCAACGGCACCTGGACCATCACCAACGCCTACAACCTCGACGGCACTCCGCAGAAGCGCACCATCCCCGCGATGGGCGGCCTCGGCCAGGAGGTCCTGTCGTACGGCTACACCGAGCAGCGCATGCCGGACACCCTGCAGGGCCTCACCGGCATAGTCCAGAACACGGACTATCTACCGGCCGGCGAGAAGATCCGCACCACGCTGGGCGTCTCGTCCTCGGCGGACTGGACGGAGATCAACCGGTCGTACGAGACCGGCACCAAGCGGCTGGCCCGCCAGAACGTGGTCTCCGAGACCCACACCGGCACCGACGCGGACGCATACTACCGCTACGACCTCGCCGGCAACCCGCTCGAGATCGAGGACAGGGCCACCAGCCCGACGGACCGTCAGTGCTTCACCTACGACGGCCACCGCCGCCTGAAGTCCGCCTGGACGACCACAGCGGACTGCGCGACCGCGCCCGCCACGGCCAACGTGGGCGGTCCCGGCAAGTACTGGCAGTCGTTCTCCTACGACAGCGCGGGCAACCGCAAGACGTCCACTGACCACCTGTCCGGGGCCACCACCTCGTACGTCTACAAGACGGCCGACCAGCCCCGCCCGCACGCCCTGGCCTCCACCGAGACCAAGAAGGACGGCGCGGTCACCGCCACCACCGGCTACACCTACGACAAGGCGGGCAACACCGACCTCAGGACAGTCGGCGGCAAGACCCAGAACCTCGACTTCAACACCGAGGGCAGCCTGGAGAAGGTCACCGAGGCGGACAAGTCGACCACCGAGTACCTGAACGACGCCGACGGCAACCGTCTGATCCGCCGCGACGCCACCGGCACCACCCTCTACCTCGGCGAGACCGAACTGCGGCTCGACAAGGCGAGCGGCAATGTGTCGGCGACCCGCTACTACGTCCACGGCGGCGAGACCGTCGCGGTGCGCAACGTGGCCGGCCTGACCTGGATGGCAGGCGACCACAACGGCACTGCCAGCGTTCAGATCGAAGCGGCGACCCAGCGGGTCACCCGGCGCCAGATGAAGCCGTTCGGCGAGGACCGGGGCACGGGCGCCACCGCATGGGTCGGCGAACGGGGCTTCGTAGGCGGCACGCAGGACCCAACAGGCCTCACCCACCTGGGAGCACGCGAGTACGACCCGTCCACCGGACGGTTCGTCAGCGTCGACCCGCTGGCGGACCTCACGGACCCGCAGCAGATCAACGGGTACGCCTACAGCAACAACAACCCGGTCACCTTCGCGGACCCGGACGGCAAGTTCTTCTTCGCCCTCATCGCGCTCGTCGTCGCGATCGTCAGACTCGTCGTCGCGTACTACAACTACGTCTCCAACAAGTCCTCCAGCTCCGGCAGTTCCGGCGGCATGTCCACCATGGGCACCGGCAGCTACGGGAGCGGATCCTCCAGTACGGGGACCGACTGCTCGGCCACGTACCCGGCGTACAAACCGGGCTGCAACACCAACGTGGAGCCCGAGGACCCACGTGCGGAGGGCTCCTTCAAGGACGCCGCGGCGGGCTTCGGCCACAACCTGCTCGCGGGCTGGGGCGCCATGGCCGAACTCACCCCGGCTTGCTGGTTCCAGGACTGCAGCCAGCCCATCGACGCCTACGACGACTTCGTGGAGGGCCAGGGCGTCGACGAGGACTCCCAGGCCTACGACACCGGCGACGACGTGGCCGAGGTGGCGGGCTGGATCAACCTTCCCGGTCTGCTCAAGTCGGTGGCCAAGAAGCTGGTGAAGAACACCAGCAAGAAGGAGGCGAAGGATGTAGACGTACCGGGTCCCTCCTGCAAAAAGTGCTTCCTCGCGGGCACAGACGTCGAGATGGCCGACGGCTCGACCAAGGACATCGAGGACGTCGAGGTCGGCGACGAGGTTCTGGCGACCGACCCGAAGACGGGGGAGACCGGCGCCCGCAAGGTCACACGCCTCATCATCACCGACGGCGACAAGCACTTCAACGAGCTGTCCATCGCGACCAAGGACGGCATCGAGAAGCTGACCGCGACCTATGAACACCCGTTCTGGTCACCGTCGGAGAACGACTGGGTCGAGGCGGGCGACCTCACACCGGGCATGACCCTGCGCACGGACGAGGGCGACACTGTCGTCGTCACCGGAAACCGCGCGTACGACGACCACGTCCGCACGTACAACCTCACGGTCGACGACCTGCACACGTTCTATGTGCTGGCGGGAGATGTACCGGTCCTGGTGCACAACAGTACGCCCTGCATTTCCACCAAACTGAGCCAAAAGCAGTATCGACACGTCGAGGGACGCCCAGAATTCGGCGGCGGTTCATATCTCAAATCCTTCAATGACGGGGAACAAGTTCTCGACGCCTACCACGCCGGCCGAACAACAGTCCTTGGCACAACCAAGGAGGGGCACACCGTGATCCGATACGATGGCGTCACTGGATACAACAACAACCCGGGAGCCGGCTATGTTGACCAGCCGACGAATGTATTCATGATCAAGGGAACCGCAAAACCCAGCATCGTCCCGACCAATCCGAACTGGACTCCATGA
- a CDS encoding S41 family peptidase gives MTQPSSPAYLRFPHLHGDLVAFTAEDDVWVAPLDGGRAWRVSADNVPVNHPRISPDGTHLAWTSTRDGAPEVHVAPIDGGSTNRLTYWGSSKTQVRGWTPDGQVLAISTQGQASLRRSWARAVPLDGGPATVLPYGPVGDVAHGPATVLLSAPMGREAAWWKRYRGGTAGKLWIDRDVRDGEGAGEFVRLHADLDGNLEYPVWVGERIAFLSDHEGVGALYSSLADGSDLRRHTPIDGFYARHAASDGSRVVYSSAGELWLLDDLEGAEPRRLDIRLGGQRVDLQPHPVSASRWFGSGAPDHTGRGSAIGVRGSVHWVTHRSGPARVLASGHGVRARLPRAFRVDGEEWAVWVTDAEGDDALEFAPATGVATGTTPRRLAAGQLGRVLGLAMAPDGSRAAVASHDGRVLLVERESGEVREVDRSDDGDVSGLVFSPDSAWLAWSHPGPRPLRQLKLANTTDLSVTEATPLRFRDYSPAFTADGKHLVFLSARSFDPVYDEHVFDLAFVGGSRPHLIPLAATTPSPFGPQRHGRPFEAPDKDETPDSEGAPATRIDLDGLADRIVPFPVEAARYSNLRAAKDGVLWLRHPVRGVLGSSRATPDDPDPKTELERYDLAQRRIEHLAGDADHFAVSGDGKRVLLWTDGKLKVVPSDRRASNDDESDSNITVDLSRVRQSVDPVVEWRQMYDENGRIMRDNFWRADMGGTDWNGVLDRYRPILDRVATHDDLVDLLWEVQGELGTSHAYVTPRGGHGHGERQGLLGADISRHADGPQGTPLWRVDRVLPAETSDPDGVSPLAAPGVAVRPGDAIVAVAGQPVDPVAGPGPLLVGTAGKPIELTISPSGGGDPRHVVVVPLADEEPLRYHAWVNDRRAYVAEKSGGRLGYLHVPDMQAPGWAQIHRDLRIEVAKEGLVVDVRENRGGHTSQLVVEKLARRIVGWDLPRGLRPYSYPEDAPRGPVVAVANEFSGSDGDIVNAAIKALGIGPVVGTRTWGGVIGIDSRYRLVDGTLVTQPKYAFWLEGYGWGVENHGVDPDVEVVQTPQDYAAGRDVQLDEAIRLALESLEERPAKAPPGLPEL, from the coding sequence GTGACTCAGCCCTCTTCGCCTGCGTATCTCCGGTTTCCGCATCTGCACGGCGACCTGGTCGCCTTCACCGCCGAGGACGACGTCTGGGTCGCCCCGCTCGACGGCGGCCGGGCCTGGCGCGTCAGCGCCGACAACGTACCGGTGAACCATCCCCGTATCTCCCCGGACGGCACCCACCTCGCCTGGACCTCCACCCGTGACGGCGCCCCCGAGGTGCATGTCGCCCCGATCGACGGCGGATCCACCAACCGGCTCACCTACTGGGGCAGTTCGAAGACCCAGGTGCGCGGCTGGACCCCCGACGGGCAGGTCCTCGCCATCAGCACCCAGGGGCAGGCCAGCCTGCGCCGTTCCTGGGCCCGGGCCGTACCCCTCGACGGCGGCCCGGCGACCGTCCTGCCGTACGGGCCGGTCGGCGATGTCGCACACGGTCCGGCGACCGTTCTCCTCTCCGCCCCCATGGGGCGCGAGGCGGCCTGGTGGAAGCGGTACCGGGGCGGTACGGCAGGGAAGTTGTGGATCGACAGGGACGTCCGCGACGGAGAGGGCGCCGGCGAGTTCGTACGCCTGCACGCCGACCTCGACGGGAACCTCGAATACCCGGTGTGGGTCGGGGAGCGCATCGCCTTCCTCTCCGATCACGAAGGGGTCGGGGCGCTGTACTCGTCCCTGGCCGACGGGTCCGACCTGCGACGCCACACCCCGATCGACGGGTTCTACGCCCGGCACGCCGCGAGCGACGGCAGCCGTGTCGTCTACTCCTCCGCCGGTGAACTGTGGTTGCTGGACGACCTGGAGGGGGCCGAGCCGCGTCGGCTCGACATCCGGCTCGGCGGGCAGCGTGTCGACCTCCAGCCCCATCCCGTCAGCGCCTCCCGGTGGTTCGGGTCCGGAGCGCCCGACCACACCGGACGCGGCAGCGCCATCGGGGTGCGCGGGTCCGTGCACTGGGTCACCCACCGGTCCGGCCCGGCCCGGGTGCTCGCCTCCGGGCACGGGGTACGGGCCCGGCTGCCCCGCGCCTTCCGCGTGGACGGCGAGGAGTGGGCCGTGTGGGTGACGGACGCGGAGGGTGACGACGCGCTGGAGTTCGCCCCGGCGACCGGTGTCGCAACGGGGACCACTCCGCGCCGGCTCGCCGCCGGACAGCTCGGGCGGGTCCTCGGCCTCGCCATGGCGCCCGACGGCAGCCGGGCCGCCGTCGCCTCCCACGACGGGCGCGTCCTGCTCGTCGAGCGGGAGTCCGGGGAGGTGCGCGAGGTCGACCGCAGCGACGACGGTGACGTGTCCGGGCTCGTCTTCTCGCCGGACTCGGCCTGGCTCGCCTGGTCCCACCCGGGGCCGCGTCCGCTGCGTCAGCTCAAGCTCGCCAACACCACCGATCTGTCGGTGACCGAGGCGACTCCGCTCCGGTTCCGGGACTACTCGCCCGCGTTCACCGCTGACGGCAAGCATCTCGTCTTCCTCTCGGCGCGGTCCTTCGACCCCGTCTACGACGAGCACGTGTTCGACCTCGCCTTTGTCGGCGGTTCGCGTCCGCACCTCATCCCGCTCGCCGCGACCACGCCCTCGCCCTTCGGGCCGCAGCGGCACGGGCGGCCCTTCGAGGCGCCGGACAAGGACGAGACCCCCGACAGCGAGGGCGCCCCGGCCACCCGTATCGACCTCGACGGGCTCGCCGACCGCATCGTGCCGTTCCCGGTCGAGGCGGCCCGCTACTCCAACCTGCGGGCCGCCAAGGACGGCGTCCTGTGGCTGCGCCACCCGGTGCGCGGAGTGCTCGGCTCCTCCCGGGCCACCCCGGACGACCCCGACCCCAAGACCGAGCTGGAGCGGTACGACCTCGCCCAGCGGCGCATCGAACACCTCGCCGGGGACGCCGACCACTTCGCCGTCAGCGGCGACGGCAAACGCGTCCTGCTGTGGACCGACGGCAAGCTGAAGGTCGTACCCAGCGACCGGCGTGCCTCGAACGACGACGAGAGCGACTCGAACATCACCGTCGACCTGTCGCGGGTCCGGCAGAGCGTCGACCCGGTCGTCGAATGGCGGCAGATGTACGACGAGAACGGTCGCATCATGCGCGACAACTTCTGGCGTGCGGACATGGGCGGCACCGACTGGAACGGCGTCCTCGACCGCTACCGGCCGATCCTCGACCGCGTCGCCACCCACGACGACCTCGTCGACCTTCTCTGGGAGGTCCAGGGCGAGCTGGGCACCTCGCACGCCTACGTCACCCCGCGCGGCGGACACGGCCACGGTGAGCGGCAGGGCCTTCTCGGCGCCGACATCTCCCGGCACGCGGACGGCCCCCAGGGCACGCCCCTGTGGCGCGTCGACCGCGTCCTGCCCGCCGAGACCTCCGACCCCGACGGCGTCTCCCCGCTCGCCGCACCCGGCGTCGCGGTGCGCCCGGGCGACGCGATCGTCGCGGTCGCCGGACAGCCCGTCGACCCGGTCGCCGGGCCCGGCCCGCTGCTCGTCGGTACGGCGGGCAAGCCCATCGAGCTGACCATCTCGCCGTCCGGCGGCGGCGATCCGCGGCACGTGGTCGTCGTACCCCTCGCGGACGAGGAACCGCTCCGCTACCACGCGTGGGTCAACGACCGGCGGGCGTACGTCGCCGAGAAGTCCGGCGGCCGGCTCGGCTATCTGCACGTGCCCGACATGCAGGCGCCCGGCTGGGCCCAGATCCACCGCGACCTGCGGATCGAGGTCGCCAAGGAAGGGCTGGTCGTCGACGTCCGCGAGAACCGGGGCGGGCACACGTCCCAGCTGGTCGTCGAGAAGCTGGCGCGGCGGATCGTCGGCTGGGACCTGCCGCGCGGGCTACGGCCGTACAGCTATCCGGAGGACGCGCCTCGCGGGCCCGTCGTCGCCGTCGCCAACGAGTTCTCGGGGTCGGACGGGGACATCGTCAACGCGGCGATCAAGGCGCTGGGGATCGGCCCCGTGGTCGGTACGCGGACGTGGGGCGGCGTGATCGGCATCGACAGCCGCTACCGGCTCGTCGACGGGACGCTCGTCACCCAGCCCAAGTACGCCTTCTGGCTTGAGGGTTACGGCTGGGGCGTCGAGAACCACGGGGTCGATCCCGACGTGGAGGTCGTGCAGACCCCGCAGGACTACGCGGCCGGGCGGGACGTCCAGCTGGACGAGGCGATCCGGCTGGCACTGGAGTCGCTGGAGGAGCGGCCGGCGAAGGCTCCGCCTGGGTTGCCGGAGTTGTAG